The genomic stretch ACCAAAATAgcgaaaataattatttaccaAAAAATGGTAAGAACTTGTCAAGGGGAGAGGAAGAACTGGACCCGGCTACGGACCATTATACCAATTTCCATGAAAAAAGTCAAGTTTTTCTTCCTGCAGAATACACCCTCACAGGTAtgaaggaaaaggaaaaggtgTTACAACGAAATGGTAGTCTTAAGGATGGTGTAGATAAAGACTACAAGAAAGGAGGAgagcaaaaaataaaggaaattaaaaatagagATAGAAACATTGATGAAGGTGAAGGTGAAAAACGTAAGAAAAAACTGTCAGCGAATTTTAACCTTCATGGGAAGGGAGAATATGCGTTAAATGGAGAAGAAAATACAGTTATACATACGTTCATCTCGTCAAATAAagatgtaaaattaaaaagtgaaGGAAGGAAAGTagataatatgaataattatacCATTCATAAGGATGGTTCTAAAGATAGGATAAGCAGTAGAATTGAAAGCGGAAAAGGTACGGATGGAAGTGTTGGTAAGGAAGGTCCTTGTGATGggcttaaaaaaaagaaaatgattGAGGAAAAGGAAGAGATGAGCAGCACTCAGAGTAAACAAAAATTAGTGAGTAGTAAAAGTAATTTCTCGGCTACAATACTAAATGTTTATATGactgaaaataaaaatttgtacaCAAATGTAAAAGTAGGTGAACAGGTTTTAAAATTATCCATAAATAGCAGACTAGAAggaatatatgtttttatgaaAGACTCCCAAGCATGTTATAAGGATGATGAAAAGAAGAGTTGTTACAATCCTAATATTTCTAGAAATGCAACTTGGTGTAATAACgatttattatgtttaccTGCTATTTTATCTAAACCGTATGAATGTTACAATGATAGCAATTTAAATATTGATAGTAAGGCAGCATATCCTAATGTGTATTAtgattctttaaaatttagCGAAAGTCATGTGGAAGGGTCTGATGACGTAGATATTTTAGATTTGCAGTTGTCGAGCAGGAGTGGAAGTGCAGACGTGAGGGGAAGAATGGGCGGTGATAACGCATTCATCGAAGGAGCATCAAAAGTAGAACCAGAGGGAGCATTAGAAGTAGCATCAGAAAGAGGAGCAGACGTATCAGAAACTGCATCAGAACCAGGCGCGGATGGAACCTTTTTCGAAAATGCGGACATTAAGTTAGTCATTGATTTGTCGCGTTATAACAACTGGAGTTTGTTCAAAGACACGGATGGTATTTTCGGTATTGCGGGCAAAGAATTAAGTTGTAGGAACACAAGTGCATGGAATAATATCATCGAAAAACATAACTCCTTGTTCGCTATTGATATTAATTTACCAGAAAATGCTATAAAGAAATTCGTTCATGTAGATGCTCCGAGTAGTAGCAAGAGGgaagtttttcattttacacACATGATGGAAGATCTtcataaaaaggaaaaaataatgggAAATATATGTACTCAAGGTCTTATTGATGCAGGGGATACCCGGGTTATGACTGGCGCGAAAGGTGAGGATGTGGGAGTGGGAGATAAGAAGAAAGGGGAAAAAGAAGCAGCAGTAGTCAAAGTTGGAGTGGGAGTGGGAGAAGAGGGAGAAGCCGAAAAAGTTAACATGTACAAAGATAAAGCGGAGGGGGGGAAATTACCTGGAGAAGGAAGCGTTGAGGGGAGTAATGGTAAAGATAACATGAGAATAGAAACAGAAAAGAGTAGAAGTGGTACTAGTAGTAGTGATAATAGCAGTAGTGGTAGTGGTAATGGCAGCAATGAGGGGAGTGTGGGGGATGACCCCCCTTTGTGCAGGTCGGAAATTCACATAGGAGAttacaaaaaagaatatgGCGAAATAAAATGGGCAGAATCGAGAGAACGGGGCGGAATATTTTCGGATTCCTTTATGCAgtttactatatataatttacaagtatgtaataaaaatatatttggaaAGTATAGTAGCAATTGGCAAGGTATTATAGACTTAACTAGTAAGTGTCTAGTACTACCAAAAATGTATTGGCTAAGTTTAATGGAGTACTTACCAGTTAATAAGAATGATGAAAGGTGCGTACCAAAGAATAAAGTTGATGTAGTATTTGATGAGGATTCGATCCCTCGAATGTGTTCAGTGGATGAGAAAAACAGACCACTTCCTGTTCTAAAGTTTTACTTCTCTGACAACGATGTTGTGAGTGATAACAATGTATGCAGCGAAGACGTAGACATGTTTAAGGTTAGAAGTCGTAGCGCTAGTGGCTCAAAAACTAACATGCAGGAGATACTCATCCCCCTGGACAATCTCATCATTAACGAGAACAGCATAAATGACAATTACTTGTGTGTCATTCCGGATATACACGAAGGGGTGACTAGCGAGAACAGCGGAAGGACAACGAAACCGTTGATTAAGTTTGGGACATATGtattaaacaatttttatgttGTAGTTGATCAATATAATTTTCGTGTAGGAtttgcaaataaaaaaaattttcattggTCAGATGataaatgtacaaaaaaagcAGAATGTATAGGAGATCAGTTTTATGAACCTGCTTTAAATATCTGTATTGATCCTGATTGTTCTATTTGGTATTTCTATACCTTAAATGATCAAACAAAAAAGTGTGAATCATTATCTTCTCGTTTTTATATCTTTCTACTAATActcatttttttacttatactCGATATACAATCGTACTACTTCTACCGAAGGTCGGTGCATGTTGCGAAAATGTCGTCGCGTTGACATGAAATCCAAAAGGGGGGAACGTATGTTTGACAACGTAGAATTGGTCGGGGGCGACCGCACATGcataaatacattaatacGTTAATACGTTAATACGTTAATACGTTAATACGTATAGATACGTTAATACGTTAATACGTTAATACGTTAATACGTTAATACGTTAATACGTTAATACGTTAATACGTTAATACGTTAATACGTTAATACGTTAATACGTTAATACGTTAATACGTTAATACGTTAATACGTTAATACGTTAATACGTTAATACGTTAATACGTTAATACGTTAATACGTTAATACGTTAGTACGTTAATACGTTAATACGTTAGTACGTTAATACGTTAATACGttaatacattaatacatatgtacgtgcTTATAAATTGCCCCCTCCCCCTTGTCCCATTTGCTATGTTACATCCCACATTTCGCACGAAAATGCATTTCTTACTGGTTTTAGTGCCACTACTGTCTCCAAACTTATTTGAACCGTTTGTTAAGGGCAACTACGAGTGCACCATTTTGGGAATGTACATCTCTTGAAATTTGCTGAACggatttattatttttttttgttttaacgTTGTATGGGTGTGCATGATTGTGTGTTATATCTACTTTCTTTTAATACGCATCGTTATGTTAGTAGTTGTCCATATAAGAATTCccattattttactatttatgtattcttatacatttttacgAATTTTTGTGTATCTTAACGTATATTCacaattttcattatttttgtgtatatgtatatatatatttgttttttttattttattttcttatttttttattttcttattttttttttgtgtgtgcATAACATAACTTTTTTGgctttaaaacaaaaaagaacatTAAAAAGGCGAAAattatgatttaaaaaaaaaaaaaataaaataatatgagaAGTTTGTAACCATTGgttgtaattttttctattttaaagGGACCTTTGTCCGTTTATGCGATATGCAGTTAGGGGGGTGCAAAGAGgacaatttttataaattttaatatatttatatatgagtgtatatatatatatagaatatatacaatatagtgtacatttttttttccctttttgcGCACTTTTTCATTCATAAAAGATGAAGAAAGGAGGAGGTGAACAAGTCAGAGAAAGAACGTAATAATGTACATTCTCTTTGTATACAATGTATttaatagtatattttttttttttttttttttttttttttttttttgaatgtaCACGTTTTCATAAGCAGGGTGCggaaaaatacgaaaaaaggATAGGAACAAAATTTATACCCCAAATGACAGTGCACATAAAtgcattttgaaaaaaggcAACGAGGTTTTTGATAATCAGCTTTAAATATTTGGATGTGGGGGaggaataaattatatacgtaaacgtttatgtatgtatgtatataagtgtatatgtatatacgtgtaCACATggataaatgtatacatacaagCGAACATGCTACTCCCATACTTGCCTATGCGCGTACGGAAAAAGcattaaatagaaaaacaaaatataatagtacTTGTGAGCAGTGCAACAATTGTTCATTCCTCTTCGAGGATCCAAAGTATTTTCTAAATGTCTTTCAGTGTTAAacgatatatttatttccattttttccaattttttccatgtttccattttttgcatattttccatgtttccattttttgcatattttccatgtttccattttttgcattttttccatgtttccattttttgcattttttccatttgtttccatttttttttttttacttatttttgttttttttatttttttttttctttttttacttttttttttagttttaattccatttcttttcttttttttttagttttaattccatttcttttcttttttttcgttttattttcattttttcccattttgtTTACCTGTTTTGTCACTTCCTCCCTGTGGAACAACTCGTTTTTAGAAGACTAATGCTTACGATTAAGCAATTATTTTAACACACTAATTCATTGTTTGTATACTTTGTTAACTAtttaaaaatctttttttttttttttttttttttttttaaaaaaggaaatatgtGTTAAACATAATTTTGTTGAAGGGGAAATTTAACTCCGCATTttgtgttaaaaaaaaagcataagaAGTAGCAATAGCAGTAACATCAGCAGTTACAAAAGAGAAACAGAGTGGAGCTGAGTAAAAAATTGCAGTAGAGGAAAGCACAAAAATGCAGAATAAAATTTGCCACTTGAGTAAACAAGTGAAAGATGGGATAACTGTTTATGAGTATTTCTGGCCTTTACACGTATTTGCATTTTGAATTCaccaattttaaaaaataaaacattaacaCGTTAAGGTGATCAGAAGTTTGGACGTTATGACGTTAAGACGTTTAGACTCTAAGCTTTTGTATGTTAAAGctgctaatttttttttttttttttttttttttcttcgcTTTATTATCACTTCGCTTATTGGCTTACCACACAGCTAGTTACGTCATTTTCCATTTAATTTCTTAACCTTCTTTTCACATGTTCATAATGAAAGATGATATAGCACAGAACAAGTGGCACTACTGTTATATCGTTAGAGAGTAATTTTACCTTCTTTCActctttctcattttttctcacttttatttcatactgcttaacttttttttttttttttttttttttgtgcatGTGTATGTATTGCTTTGATAGACAGATGCTTGTTAGCTATActaattaaatgtatttacaAGTAAGACACATATATAGTAGCCCATTATaaaggcaaaaaaaattattggaaatataaaaaagaaatgaagaGAAATAACATGTATATGAATGAATATGAACATGGtcagaataaattaaatagtgacttttttttcaacaaCAAATCGATAGGAGAAAGAGGAGCTGTTCTGACAAAAtccttaaataattatagtacAGTCGAGTTAGGGTCTTTTAAACCGTATAACATAGAACATAGGaatagtagtagtattaTCAACAATagcaataaaaatagtaacagtaatagaaaaaacaatagtaataataatagtaataataatagtaatactaATAGTAATACTCATAGTAATACTAATAGTAATACTCATAGTAATactaatagtaataataatagtaatactaatagtaataataatagtaatactaatagtaataataatagtaatactaatagtaataataatagcaataataatagtaatactaatagtaataataatagcaataataatagtaatactaatagtaataataataataataataactataGCGATTTTATATTAGATCCGTCACCTGGTCTATATCACCATGTGAATATGAAACATCCACATTACAAAAATAGTGTAGATAGTTTACAGACATATCAATATAACACCTTGAATACAGGAGATGGAACTGTTCCATTGATTTATCATTTAGATAgtgcatacataaataaagatGTGCATATGAACATAGGGGCAAACAATGTAATAGGGAATACTGGTATGAAAGATGATATTAGAAACATAGGAGTACGAAAATTTCGAGAGTGGCGTACTGCTTCTGCCATGGGTACTTCCGCGAATAGTCATTATAACATAGGCTATAACAAAATCCATAGTAGTAGTCACATCAATAATCATAGAAATAGTCAGAGTAATAGCTACGGAAATAACTACAGTCATACGTACAATAATAAAGATGATAGACGAAACGGTAATAATTGCGAAATTTACTACAATAGGCACTACAATAGACTCTATGATAATCACTACGATAGATGCAATGATAACGAATGGAATAATAGCTTCAGAAGCACAAGCAGCATTGTGTATGGGGGAAACTGCGCTAGTTTGAAAGGAGGAACAAGGAAGTACTCTGTTCTTGCGTTCAAAAGAGCACCATTGAATAGTAGACATAATTCTCTTGAGCATATACCTCCTGACAACAATTTTAACATGAACAAAAATTTGGTTGttcagaaaaataataagcaCAATTGGTATGACAACGTGAGTTATGTTAGCGGTATATACAAGGATTTATATGAAGGGAATACACATAAGGGTATTATACATCCATTTGTAGAAAGAAAGAATGATGATATTGTTAAGGAAGTAAATTATTCTGTCCCTACTACTATgcattgtaaaaataatagtactCCTTTTAGGGGATACGATGTTGTTAGATTAATGCAACCTGATAAACAAGGAAAATCAGTCAAAGAGTCTCAGCTAAAGTTAGAGAAAGTTACTTTGTTAAATGGAAGCACTTGTCGAAATGGTCGATTTAACAAAACGTCTGAATATCATTACAAGGTAGTAAAGGGTCCTAGTTGTAGTGCTATCCCCATTCCACCAAGTGCCTACCATCGTAATAGCAGCTGCGTGATAAGTAATATGGAAAATGAGAAATTACTGAGGGGTGATGACGTCCCTACTAAGAACAATAGAAGTGGTAGTAATGTTGGGAAAAGATGTAATAGTAATGGGAATAACGGCAATAACAGCAGCAACAACTGGGATCATAATAATGATTCGTTCATTCCGGGTATCATTCCCTGGGATGGAAGAAGGGGACTCTTTAATGAGAGGGTTCATAGTTGTTCATATCAGATGAAATGGAAAACGAGCAAAGCATGTGGAAGAAGCAGTTGTACTAAGTGCACCAGTTGCACAAGCCGTACCAACTGCACTGCTCGTAACTCAGATTGCGCAGGTTTCACAGGTTCGGGTAACACGGTTGGATGTGGACAGAGTGATGAAGTAGGGTCAGGCAGCACCTGGGGAAAAAGCACAGATAAGGGAACTAGCAAGGAGATATTGGTAAAAAGTGAAGAAGAGGAGGTATGGAAAAGCAGAAATGCAGTATTATATCCCGAACTTACAAGTATTGAAGACATGCATATCGTTCTGAGTGAGGAGGATAAAGGAGTTGAAAAGGAGGAGGGCATAAACGAAGGTAGAAGTGAAGGCATAAACGAAGGTAGAAGTGAAGGCATAAACGAAGGTAGAAGTGAAGGCATAAACGAAGGTAGATGTGAAGGCATAAACGAAGGTAGATGTGGAGGCAGAAGCGAGGGAAGAAGTGAAGGAAGAAGCGAGGGAAGAAGTGAAGGAAGAAGCGAGGGAAGAAGTGAAGGAAGAAGCGGGGCCAAAAGAGAGTTTACCGAATGGATGTCGCACaacaaattaatgaaaaatatcatTTCTTCGTATAACGAAAATGTAAAGATGGAAACACACGGACTATTTAACCTCCTTTTTGACGTTTATGGTAGTAATAGGAgcatatttgaaaatttctTACTCGAGAATAACGACAGTGACATAACTGAAGTTATGAAAAACATTATTGATGAATTATCTGAAGaaagaaataacaaaataatagagaagcttatatttttaaaatatttatttaatgagTATGGTCATACCGAGTATCCTAATCTTATATcattgaaaaattttaaattaatttttaaaaaatataaaaacattttctcTTCAGAAAAAATAGTTTTGTTCATGTTTAATTGTTTAGATAGAGGGAAACGTTATCAAATTACTCAGACAGATTTTCTTATTGGCATGTTAGCATGTAGTCCTCAAATGGCAAACGACATAGAGGATGATACTGGGAAATTACGTCATCAGTTAATATTTCGTGCATATGATATTGACAGAGATGGGTACTTAAGTGATAAAGAAATGCTTGTATTtctatatcatatatatgaattatcaaaaaattttcaatatataaaattaaggaatgataaaagaaaactaaaaaattttgtcaTTGCTGAAAGGGATAAGATAATGAAAGATTGCAAAAAGATTAGTTATGACTACTTCTATAGTTTAGTTTTAACGAGAACAATTGAGGGAACTACTAATCTACTTAGATCTAACTATGATATGGCTAATATtgttaagaaatattttctgCACACTTATGCAGCTAATATAGTGTCGGAAGAGTACATAAACAATAATgaaagtttttttattataactgCAGGGAGGAACAAGGAACTGCATCAGCACCATAGTTCTTATGTCAATAAGGGGGAAACACTCACCACAGCGGATAGGGTAAAGAGTATTCCCGATATAGGGGTTTCTGCAGCTATTGCGTCTATTCCGGATATGCCCCATATGTCCCATATTCAGGAAGATGTGTTTCATGACAATGTTTTGCAAAGTGGTAATGGTCCATCAAGCAATGAGCATATATTGTTGAACCATAAGATAGAAGAAGCGAATGATATACCTACGGAAAATCAAAAAGGGGGCATAATTCATTTTGATGAACAGAATTCTAACCAgtatgaagaaaaatatatcacaCAGGGGGATGGTAACTACCACATGGCACTGTTTGAAGACTTGTGCACCGTAAAGAAAGAGGAATACAACTGCAGTTTGGAAGTAGGACATATTGGGGATACGGAGGGGGAGAAGGAAGCAAATTATTCGAATGGTAAAAGTGTAAGACACACCGATCCAGGAGGTAACGCTTACAGTTTCGGTAGCTGCGAGGATGACAAAAATACGAGtatgaataatatgaatGAATGTATTAACGATATATGTAACAATGGAGTAGAGAAGAAGGGTACATCCCTTCTTAACGGGCATGAATCGTGTGTACAAAAGGAAGCATATTTACAGGATGAAGGAACTATGGATGTAACATGTACCCATGGAGGGGATGACAAGGTGGAAAGGGATTTACTGAAAGAGAAGAGCATAAATGATAACAATAACACGAATAGTGTTACTACAAATGTTGACATGTTTGGTAAAAATGAAGCAACACCATTGGAAGTGAATCAAACTGATGCAGTTGTATTTTCCATTGATCATAAGGATAGCAATTGGAATGAAAAGGATATGATAGATTCATTTAATGAGAATGAAGTGGACAATAACAATGCGATGGAGAATATTGTACATTTAGTTGATTATACGGAAA from Plasmodium malariae genome assembly, contig: PmUG01_00_27, whole genome shotgun sequence encodes the following:
- the PmUG01_00049800 gene encoding conserved Plasmodium protein, unknown function, with the protein product MCAKLMALKNAKCNRRFIISLLLLFLLLLFALESGGRDISSVDSKSEGKHNGSSSSSSSSSSSSSSSSSSSSSSSSSSSSSSNNNSNSNNINKHKNNNIRYDDGSLSKSNDRENLQGKSSPEFVSSSKEEEMKKEKKENNENNETREYNQNSENNYLPKNGKNLSRGEEELDPATDHYTNFHEKSQVFLPAEYTLTGMKEKEKVLQRNGSLKDGVDKDYKKGGEQKIKEIKNRDRNIDEGEGEKRKKKLSANFNLHGKGEYALNGEENTVIHTFISSNKDVKLKSEGRKVDNMNNYTIHKDGSKDRISSRIESGKGTDGSVGKEGPCDGLKKKKMIEEKEEMSSTQSKQKLVSSKSNFSATILNVYMTENKNLYTNVKVGEQVLKLSINSRLEGIYVFMKDSQACYKDDEKKSCYNPNISRNATWCNNDLLCLPAILSKPYECYNDSNLNIDSKAAYPNVYYDSLKFSESHVEGSDDVDILDLQLSSRSGSADVRGRMGGDNAFIEGASKVEPEGALEVASERGADVSETASEPGADGTFFENADIKLVIDLSRYNNWSLFKDTDGIFGIAGKELSCRNTSAWNNIIEKHNSLFAIDINLPENAIKKFVHVDAPSSSKREVFHFTHMMEDLHKKEKIMGNICTQGLIDAGDTRVMTGAKGEDVGVGDKKKGEKEAAVVKVGVGVGEEGEAEKVNMYKDKAEGGKLPGEGSVEGSNGKDNMRIETEKSRSGTSSSDNSSSGSGNGSNEGSVGDDPPLCRSEIHIGDYKKEYGEIKWAESRERGGIFSDSFMQFTIYNLQVCNKNIFGKYSSNWQGIIDLTSKCLVLPKMYWLSLMEYLPVNKNDERCVPKNKVDVVFDEDSIPRMCSVDEKNRPLPVLKFYFSDNDVVSDNNVCSEDVDMFKVRSRSASGSKTNMQEILIPLDNLIINENSINDNYLCVIPDIHEGVTSENSGRTTKPLIKFGTYVLNNFYVVVDQYNFRVGFANKKNFHWSDDKCTKKAECIGDQFYEPALNICIDPDCSIWYFYTLNDQTKKCESLSSRFYIFLLILIFLLILDIQSYYFYRRSVHVAKMSSR